One part of the Mariniblastus fucicola genome encodes these proteins:
- a CDS encoding amidohydrolase family protein produces MPVFKSTANTLIFLLAMSSVLFAQSVDLPKVRNSRQVEGLYKNDPQLVAITGAMVTRFPGDEPSVESILIRNESIEAIGAGLTIPASAKTVDATGLHIYAGLIDAFHEIEVPFEADRGTGYWNDQVRPQVVVAESFKLKDLKTEDKRKAGFSTILCAPSDGVIKGQSALILMLDEEANQEEAVINPSFAHHFQLTVSRGRDSYPNSPMGAVALARQAMYDAKWYREASNSRAGQTESNDALQSLMLQVQYDRPAIFETSNELFSLRADRFAREFGLKNAILLGNGYEYRRIGAIAKTQRPIILPVNFPKPPEVGTPENAANVTLESLMHWEHAPKNPSALAKADVSFCLTSHGLKEDDNFLDKVRLAVKHGLSKSDALAAMTITPAKLFLADKLGKVESGFLANLVVTDKPLFEEDAQVVQTWVAGKQFETEDPKSDAVVWDVSTDAEAFAAARIQIDGQKIEIFKDADTGKKLKHSFQSESSIGGSFNGKDFGVEGWVQLSVTLIGEDSGVGDIVLPDGESIAIKMAKSEAGPLKKDDDEKDDDEKDDDEKDDDEEDKDDEDKDASKDGLKDIAAISKVNFPFGYAGVDAPVTEPDSVLIKDVTLWTCAADGVLENAAVLVSDGRIQSVFQKGVALPTADTIIDGTGMHLTPGIIDCHSHMATDSGVNESGQAITAEVRIGDMIDCDDMTIYRQLAGGVTTANILHGSANPIGGQNQVIKLRWGALDEEMKFKGAPEGVKFALGENVKQSNWDNPTNRYPQTRMGVEQIFDNAFEEAKTYRAKQQEFKTTGKGIPPRINLELEAIAEIVEGTRWIHCHSYRQDEILALIRLLDDHQIQIGTFQHILEGYKVADEMKKHGAMASAFADWWAYKYEVKDAIPHAGALMHQQGIVMSFNSDDRELGRRLNQEAAKAVRFGGLSFEEALKFVTINPAKQLRIENRVGSIEVGKDADLVLWNAHPLSNLAVAQQTWIDGKKYYDRDEDQQRHESFAKLKQQLVQKVLRSGEEMENEDAESTDPAKLWPRHDAFCGHQHHEGHDHDDHE; encoded by the coding sequence ATGCCTGTCTTCAAGAGTACTGCGAACACGCTAATTTTTTTACTTGCGATGAGTTCGGTTTTATTCGCGCAAAGCGTAGATCTTCCCAAGGTCAGAAATTCGCGACAGGTCGAAGGACTTTACAAGAACGATCCGCAATTGGTCGCGATCACCGGCGCGATGGTGACTCGATTCCCGGGCGATGAACCTTCGGTGGAATCGATTCTGATTCGCAATGAATCGATCGAAGCCATTGGAGCAGGCCTGACCATCCCGGCCAGCGCGAAAACGGTCGACGCAACGGGCCTGCATATCTATGCCGGACTGATCGACGCCTTTCATGAAATCGAAGTCCCCTTTGAGGCAGACCGCGGGACGGGTTATTGGAACGATCAGGTGCGGCCGCAAGTCGTTGTAGCCGAATCGTTCAAGCTGAAAGATCTCAAAACGGAAGACAAACGCAAGGCTGGCTTCAGCACAATTTTGTGTGCTCCCAGTGACGGCGTGATCAAAGGCCAAAGTGCTTTGATCCTGATGCTTGACGAGGAAGCGAATCAGGAAGAGGCCGTCATCAATCCGAGCTTCGCTCACCATTTTCAACTCACCGTTTCTCGCGGTCGCGATTCGTATCCAAACTCGCCGATGGGTGCCGTCGCGTTGGCTCGGCAGGCCATGTATGACGCGAAGTGGTATCGCGAAGCCTCCAATTCGCGAGCAGGCCAGACGGAATCCAATGACGCGTTGCAGAGCTTGATGTTGCAAGTCCAATACGATCGGCCCGCCATTTTCGAAACGTCGAACGAACTGTTCAGCCTCCGAGCCGATCGATTCGCCCGCGAGTTTGGTTTGAAGAACGCAATTTTGCTCGGCAATGGATACGAGTACCGTCGTATTGGTGCGATCGCAAAAACGCAGCGTCCAATCATTTTGCCAGTCAACTTCCCCAAGCCACCCGAAGTTGGGACTCCGGAGAATGCCGCCAACGTAACACTTGAGTCACTGATGCACTGGGAGCACGCTCCGAAAAACCCGTCGGCTCTCGCGAAAGCTGACGTCTCGTTTTGCCTGACCTCTCACGGGCTCAAAGAAGACGACAACTTCCTGGACAAAGTTCGTCTGGCAGTCAAACACGGACTATCAAAATCCGATGCTCTCGCGGCGATGACCATCACGCCGGCAAAGTTATTTTTGGCTGACAAGCTCGGCAAAGTCGAATCTGGATTTCTGGCCAACCTGGTCGTCACTGACAAACCGCTGTTTGAAGAGGACGCTCAGGTCGTGCAAACTTGGGTCGCCGGGAAACAATTTGAAACAGAAGATCCAAAGTCCGATGCGGTGGTGTGGGATGTGAGCACGGATGCCGAAGCCTTTGCTGCGGCCAGGATTCAGATTGACGGCCAGAAGATCGAGATCTTCAAAGATGCGGATACCGGCAAGAAGCTGAAGCACTCTTTTCAATCGGAATCTTCGATCGGCGGTTCTTTCAATGGCAAAGATTTCGGCGTCGAAGGCTGGGTGCAACTGTCAGTTACTTTGATCGGCGAAGACAGTGGCGTCGGTGACATTGTGTTGCCCGACGGCGAATCCATCGCGATCAAGATGGCGAAATCGGAAGCCGGACCATTGAAGAAAGATGACGACGAGAAAGATGACGACGAGAAAGATGACGACGAGAAAGATGACGACGAGGAAGATAAAGATGACGAAGACAAAGACGCGTCCAAAGACGGCTTGAAAGACATCGCTGCGATCTCAAAAGTCAACTTCCCGTTTGGCTATGCCGGTGTCGACGCGCCGGTGACTGAGCCGGATAGTGTGTTGATCAAAGACGTAACGTTGTGGACTTGCGCGGCCGATGGAGTCCTCGAGAACGCCGCGGTTTTGGTCTCCGATGGGAGAATCCAATCGGTTTTCCAGAAAGGCGTCGCACTGCCAACTGCCGACACGATTATTGACGGAACCGGCATGCATCTGACGCCGGGAATCATCGACTGCCACTCGCACATGGCAACCGACAGCGGCGTCAACGAAAGCGGGCAGGCCATCACCGCTGAAGTTCGCATCGGTGACATGATCGACTGTGACGACATGACGATTTATCGCCAACTGGCTGGCGGCGTGACGACCGCAAACATTCTGCACGGATCCGCCAACCCGATCGGCGGCCAAAATCAGGTGATCAAACTTCGTTGGGGCGCACTGGACGAAGAAATGAAATTCAAGGGTGCTCCCGAAGGCGTCAAGTTTGCTCTGGGTGAAAACGTCAAGCAATCGAACTGGGACAATCCGACGAATCGCTATCCGCAAACGCGAATGGGCGTCGAGCAAATTTTCGACAACGCGTTCGAGGAAGCCAAGACTTACCGTGCGAAACAGCAGGAGTTCAAAACCACAGGCAAAGGAATTCCTCCGCGGATCAATCTGGAGCTCGAAGCGATCGCTGAAATCGTCGAGGGTACACGTTGGATTCATTGCCACAGCTATCGACAGGACGAAATTTTGGCGCTGATTCGTTTGCTGGACGACCACCAGATTCAGATTGGAACGTTCCAGCATATTCTTGAAGGCTACAAGGTCGCCGACGAAATGAAAAAGCACGGTGCTATGGCCAGCGCATTCGCAGATTGGTGGGCCTATAAGTACGAGGTCAAAGACGCGATTCCGCATGCCGGCGCGTTGATGCATCAGCAGGGAATCGTGATGAGCTTCAATTCGGACGACCGCGAACTGGGGCGGCGTTTGAATCAGGAAGCCGCCAAGGCCGTACGTTTTGGCGGGCTAAGTTTCGAAGAAGCTCTCAAATTCGTGACGATCAATCCTGCGAAACAGCTTCGAATTGAGAACCGGGTTGGTTCCATCGAAGTCGGGAAAGATGCTGATCTGGTCCTTTGGAACGCTCATCCGCTTTCCAATCTCGCCGTCGCTCAACAAACGTGGATCGACGGTAAAAAGTACTACGACCGCGATGAAGACCAACAGCGTCACGAATCGTTCGCCAAACTGAAACAACAGCTTGTTCAGAAAGTGCTTCGATCCGGTGAGGAAATGGAGAACGAAGATGCGGAGTCGACTGATCCGGCGAAACTTTGGCCACGACATGACGCCTTTTGCGGCCACCAACATCACGAGGGACACGATCATGATGATCATGAATAG
- a CDS encoding amidohydrolase family protein, translating into MIKFNNRFQTRIDRRRLVQFASTVSTTLFAMAVLCNSLLAQLPAKAPVGPVALTDATIFPVSSEPIEAGTILIEDGKIKAIGTDVEIPEGAETISLEGKSIYPGFIESHSQLGLTEIAAVRATNDHRERGEINPNVQALVSINMENLVLPVTRSGGVLVALSAPSGGIISGRSSIVQLEGWTYEDMAIKKVAALQVNWPMQSLPPGLVARLKKEKLKEEQEELVEHQEELVKFFELAKAYAKGRGLDNDQPAFDSRLEAMVNVVNGRVPMMVRADRAAEIRAAVSFATREKLKLIILGGYDAVECAELLKSHNVPVIVSATHRMPIRRDDRHDDAFTLPARLKAAGVKFCISSTDRSETWNTRVLPFQAATAQAYGLDRNEALRSITLSAAEILGIDDRLGSLEPGKDATLIVVNGDPLEAVSTIDRAWIAGREIDLSNHQTRLYEKYQEKYRRAK; encoded by the coding sequence ATGATCAAATTCAACAACAGATTTCAGACACGCATTGACCGAAGACGCCTGGTTCAATTTGCCTCGACGGTTTCGACGACGCTGTTCGCGATGGCCGTACTCTGCAATTCTTTGCTCGCACAACTGCCAGCCAAGGCTCCGGTTGGGCCCGTCGCACTCACCGATGCAACGATCTTTCCGGTCAGCAGCGAACCGATTGAGGCAGGCACGATTCTGATCGAAGATGGCAAAATCAAAGCCATCGGAACGGACGTCGAGATCCCGGAAGGCGCCGAAACGATCTCACTCGAAGGCAAATCGATTTACCCCGGTTTCATCGAGTCTCATTCACAGCTTGGTTTGACTGAGATAGCCGCCGTTCGTGCGACCAACGACCATCGCGAACGCGGCGAAATCAATCCGAACGTCCAGGCTCTCGTTTCCATCAACATGGAGAACCTTGTCCTGCCGGTAACGCGTTCCGGAGGCGTTCTCGTTGCACTTTCGGCTCCCAGTGGCGGCATCATTTCTGGTCGCTCATCGATTGTGCAACTTGAAGGCTGGACTTATGAGGACATGGCGATCAAAAAAGTTGCCGCGCTACAGGTCAATTGGCCGATGCAGAGCCTTCCGCCAGGACTGGTGGCGAGATTGAAGAAAGAAAAGCTCAAGGAAGAACAGGAAGAGTTGGTCGAACACCAGGAGGAGCTGGTCAAGTTTTTCGAATTGGCCAAAGCCTACGCAAAGGGCCGCGGCTTGGACAACGACCAACCTGCTTTCGACAGCCGGCTTGAAGCGATGGTCAATGTGGTCAACGGCAGGGTCCCGATGATGGTTCGAGCAGACCGAGCGGCTGAAATCAGGGCCGCGGTTTCTTTCGCCACCCGGGAGAAGCTGAAGCTGATCATTCTGGGCGGATACGATGCAGTGGAATGTGCCGAGCTTTTAAAATCACACAACGTTCCCGTCATCGTGTCGGCGACACACCGAATGCCGATTCGCCGTGACGACCGGCACGACGATGCGTTTACGCTTCCCGCGCGGTTAAAAGCAGCTGGCGTGAAGTTCTGTATTTCATCGACCGATCGTAGTGAAACCTGGAACACGCGGGTGCTGCCATTCCAGGCAGCAACCGCTCAGGCATACGGACTCGATCGCAACGAAGCCCTGCGTTCGATTACGCTTTCTGCGGCGGAAATTCTTGGGATTGACGATCGGCTTGGTTCGCTGGAACCCGGAAAGGACGCCACGTTGATCGTCGTCAACGGAGATCCCCTGGAGGCAGTGTCGACGATTGATCGTGCGTGGATCGCGGGGCGAGAAATCGATTTGTCCAACCACCAAACACGACTATACGAGAAATACCAGGAGAAGTACCGTCGAGCCAAGTAG
- a CDS encoding glycoside hydrolase family 108 protein: MADFEIAYGETEIREGGYVHDPVDKGGETHRGVARKFNGDWAGWPIIDQIKKDHPVDFKQRINDSEELAELAKELFRERYWNPIRGDEIPDQHVANKVFDTGVNQGVARSVKYLQEGLNLLNRDQKNYADIQVDGKLGDATLATLKKFLRLEDDQPDYLLKVMNLLQASFYVDIMRRDTTQQRFARGWLNRVDLQ, from the coding sequence ATGGCAGATTTTGAAATTGCGTACGGAGAAACCGAGATTCGTGAAGGAGGATACGTGCACGATCCGGTCGACAAAGGCGGCGAGACTCATCGTGGTGTCGCGCGAAAGTTCAACGGCGATTGGGCGGGCTGGCCGATTATCGATCAGATCAAGAAGGATCATCCGGTGGACTTCAAGCAACGTATCAACGACAGCGAAGAATTGGCCGAGTTGGCAAAAGAGCTGTTTCGCGAACGCTATTGGAATCCCATCCGCGGCGACGAGATTCCGGATCAGCACGTCGCAAACAAGGTCTTCGATACGGGCGTCAATCAGGGCGTCGCCCGATCGGTGAAGTATCTTCAGGAAGGGCTGAATTTACTCAACCGGGACCAGAAAAATTACGCGGATATTCAGGTCGATGGGAAGCTGGGAGATGCGACTTTGGCGACGCTAAAAAAGTTTTTGAGACTGGAAGACGATCAGCCGGACTACCTGTTGAAAGTGATGAATCTGTTGCAAGCCAGTTTCTACGTCGACATCATGCGGCGCGATACGACTCAGCAGCGTTTCGCTCGCGGCTGGCTCAATCGAGTGGATTTGCAGTAG
- a CDS encoding SRPBCC family protein, whose protein sequence is MAQTSISIHIQASTEKVFAAVAEIDSFPQRAEAIQKVEFLTKQHSGVGTRFRETRLLNGRESKTELEVTEYEPDLPERRIRMVSDQGGTIWDTVFVVTDSGSGSTLNLKMDARPYKLVARIMTPLISGMIKKFIQKDMDDLKTWCEAGH, encoded by the coding sequence ATGGCTCAAACTTCAATTTCAATTCACATTCAGGCTTCGACCGAGAAGGTGTTTGCTGCCGTCGCTGAAATCGATTCGTTTCCCCAACGCGCCGAAGCGATCCAGAAAGTCGAGTTTCTGACAAAACAACACAGCGGCGTCGGCACACGGTTTCGAGAAACACGATTGCTCAACGGTCGCGAGAGCAAGACGGAACTTGAGGTCACGGAGTACGAACCCGATCTTCCGGAGCGACGGATTCGTATGGTTTCCGATCAGGGTGGCACTATTTGGGACACCGTTTTTGTGGTTACGGATTCCGGTTCTGGATCGACGCTCAACTTGAAGATGGATGCTCGGCCGTACAAACTGGTGGCCAGAATTATGACGCCGTTGATCAGTGGGATGATCAAAAAGTTTATCCAGAAAGACATGGATGACCTGAAAACATGGTGCGAGGCTGGCCACTAA
- a CDS encoding AEC family transporter, producing MYFSNILFAAIPVFLTVGIGYCTRIFSVVDDESEKSIMRLIVNVLYPCFILSQVPGNAALQQIDVVVAAIAAGFFLTVVGLILAKSIGHSMKIDPEGVNTFCVSTAIQNYGFIPIPLIYALFQDGATETLGVLFVHNLGLELAMWTIAIVLLSGTMQNAWRRLINGPTIAIVVGLLLNFSGLYKLIPDFAIKTIADLGLCSIPMGLILAGATLAGVVQREKWKLNPKVIVGSLSVRFLIMPAIILVVAGLMTFSPELRNVLIVEAAMPAAIFPIVLAKHFGGKPAIAVEVCVATTLASIVMMPLILGLAMQWFEITLGQAS from the coding sequence ATGTACTTTTCCAACATCCTTTTCGCAGCAATTCCAGTTTTCCTGACCGTTGGGATTGGCTATTGCACACGGATCTTTTCGGTCGTCGACGACGAATCTGAAAAGAGCATCATGCGATTGATCGTCAATGTGCTCTATCCGTGCTTCATTCTGTCCCAAGTCCCAGGCAACGCAGCGTTACAGCAAATCGACGTCGTCGTTGCCGCCATCGCAGCCGGTTTTTTCCTGACCGTCGTTGGACTGATTCTCGCCAAGAGCATCGGGCATTCGATGAAGATTGATCCCGAGGGCGTAAACACGTTTTGCGTTTCGACAGCGATTCAAAACTACGGCTTCATTCCGATCCCGCTGATCTACGCATTGTTTCAGGACGGGGCCACGGAAACACTTGGAGTCCTCTTCGTCCACAACCTCGGCCTGGAACTCGCGATGTGGACGATTGCCATCGTATTGCTCAGCGGCACGATGCAGAACGCGTGGCGACGACTGATCAACGGTCCAACGATTGCGATCGTCGTTGGGTTGCTGCTGAATTTTAGCGGGCTGTACAAACTGATCCCCGATTTTGCCATCAAGACGATTGCGGACTTGGGGCTATGTTCGATTCCGATGGGTTTGATTTTGGCGGGAGCAACCCTGGCGGGAGTTGTCCAACGCGAGAAATGGAAATTGAATCCGAAAGTAATTGTTGGATCGCTGTCGGTCCGCTTTCTGATCATGCCGGCAATCATCCTCGTCGTTGCCGGACTGATGACGTTTTCGCCAGAGCTGAGAAATGTTTTGATCGTCGAAGCCGCGATGCCTGCCGCGATCTTCCCTATCGTCCTGGCCAAGCACTTTGGCGGAAAGCCCGCGATCGCGGTGGAAGTTTGTGTTGCGACGACGCTGGCCAGCATCGTGATGATGCCACTGATTCTGGGGCTGGCCATGCAGTGGTTTGAGATCACCCTCGGCCAGGCTTCTTGA
- a CDS encoding vWA domain-containing protein, whose translation MTQSDSTRKGADGSRLPSVVPAKVQQTLVNNEQLAVASEFFASLDTEQIVMPQRSAAVSVQVDARTTVPPEAVDSAPEEPAEIVAELDTSQEEIWDETLAATLGSKLQQSLPGPSVAKPKSRVSGRRKKVRMARRVREPRILIRERASEPFRFRELFTRKGLKKNSGFLISLLLHTLLLVFLSLLVVRSGIGDSTLFLDVAEAPADPGEDMLEGFDLNPVMFENDNAIEDSPLDELLEDVLEKEDSTKDVLKLEELQRESAIAGGGASTQAPRGDGKSASFFGTKASGRRFVFVVDRSGSMEYGTRNFISQELFNRYDVAKSELYNAIDSLHPHQEFFVLMFADSTIPMFHQRSIENTGEGDFKMIPATTRNKARIQEWLEDVSIGPGTDPRLALEIAIEMQPDAIFMLSDGAFISERNDGRAKTQDIVNQHVSDGSIVPINTISLVVEETIPAMERIADRSGGLFRFTTIRDYVKKIAGLRGPMRARALEQLIASASGSWEDRREVITEKLLPILNESSAIERASAEALLHRATMGLFQRHVDSIFRHGGNSVAQWNDIVRELDGYYRTQQLSALGQGRDLEQRILLAMLELDDDSYLQMFDSLDMDLVSSLTMVEMVRGIQRGHSEFGSSPASIGWLRELIARLGGKKPKSRETLARIDWSPAQATVAIDRLFENRRKRAKELYRKYKDPEKGLDIRERVGKSLVKKYPESKEAGRVRVELQREQAVDAPVGINGEGDEPDDPFLQ comes from the coding sequence ATGACGCAGTCGGATTCGACGCGAAAAGGAGCGGATGGGAGCAGGCTTCCATCGGTAGTGCCGGCCAAGGTCCAGCAGACTCTGGTCAATAATGAGCAGTTGGCGGTCGCCAGCGAGTTCTTTGCTTCTCTGGACACAGAGCAAATTGTCATGCCCCAGCGGTCCGCTGCCGTGTCGGTGCAGGTCGACGCTCGAACGACTGTTCCACCTGAAGCAGTCGATTCGGCTCCAGAAGAGCCCGCCGAAATCGTGGCGGAACTCGATACCTCGCAGGAGGAGATTTGGGACGAGACCCTTGCTGCGACCCTTGGATCGAAGTTACAGCAGTCACTTCCCGGACCGTCGGTGGCAAAGCCAAAATCACGGGTGTCTGGTCGGCGCAAAAAAGTTCGGATGGCGCGGCGCGTGCGAGAACCTCGCATCCTGATCCGTGAGCGGGCGAGTGAGCCGTTTCGTTTCCGCGAACTGTTTACCCGCAAGGGCCTGAAGAAGAACTCCGGCTTTCTGATCTCGTTGCTGTTGCACACTCTGCTGCTGGTTTTCCTGTCACTGTTGGTTGTGCGAAGTGGTATCGGGGATTCGACGCTGTTCCTTGATGTCGCGGAAGCTCCTGCTGATCCCGGCGAGGACATGCTCGAAGGCTTCGATCTCAATCCGGTCATGTTTGAAAATGACAACGCGATCGAAGACAGTCCGCTCGATGAACTTCTCGAAGACGTGCTTGAGAAAGAAGATTCCACAAAAGACGTATTGAAGCTGGAAGAGCTGCAACGTGAGTCTGCGATCGCTGGCGGCGGAGCCAGCACTCAGGCCCCAAGGGGCGATGGCAAGTCCGCGTCATTCTTTGGGACCAAGGCTTCGGGCAGACGGTTTGTATTCGTGGTCGATCGCTCGGGCAGCATGGAATACGGAACGAGAAATTTCATCAGCCAGGAACTGTTCAATCGATATGACGTTGCGAAGTCCGAACTCTACAACGCGATCGACAGTCTGCATCCACACCAGGAATTTTTCGTGTTGATGTTTGCCGATTCTACGATCCCGATGTTCCACCAACGCAGCATCGAAAACACCGGCGAAGGGGATTTCAAGATGATTCCGGCGACGACCAGAAACAAGGCCCGGATCCAGGAGTGGCTGGAAGACGTGTCGATCGGTCCCGGAACGGATCCAAGATTGGCGCTCGAAATCGCAATCGAGATGCAACCCGACGCGATTTTCATGCTTAGCGATGGCGCCTTCATTAGTGAACGGAACGACGGTCGGGCGAAGACTCAGGATATCGTCAATCAGCATGTCAGCGATGGCTCCATTGTTCCAATCAATACGATCTCGCTGGTCGTCGAGGAGACGATTCCGGCGATGGAGCGAATTGCCGATCGATCTGGCGGCCTTTTTCGATTCACGACGATCAGGGACTATGTGAAAAAGATTGCCGGGCTGCGCGGGCCGATGCGTGCGCGGGCACTGGAGCAGTTGATTGCGTCAGCGAGCGGCAGTTGGGAGGATCGGCGGGAGGTCATTACCGAGAAACTGTTGCCGATCCTGAATGAGTCTTCGGCGATCGAGCGGGCAAGCGCCGAAGCGTTGCTTCATCGAGCGACGATGGGGCTGTTCCAGCGACATGTCGATTCCATTTTTCGCCACGGTGGAAATTCTGTGGCGCAGTGGAATGATATCGTTCGCGAACTCGACGGCTACTACCGGACTCAACAGCTCAGCGCCCTCGGTCAGGGACGGGATCTGGAACAAAGAATTCTGCTTGCGATGTTGGAACTTGACGACGATTCCTATCTGCAGATGTTCGACAGCCTCGACATGGATCTGGTCAGCAGCCTGACGATGGTAGAAATGGTTCGCGGGATTCAACGCGGACATTCCGAATTCGGTTCGTCGCCCGCATCGATCGGGTGGTTGCGAGAATTGATCGCTCGGCTCGGTGGCAAGAAACCGAAGTCCCGCGAAACGTTGGCTCGCATCGACTGGAGTCCCGCACAGGCCACGGTGGCGATTGATCGGTTGTTTGAGAATCGTCGAAAGCGTGCCAAGGAGCTTTATCGAAAGTACAAAGATCCGGAAAAGGGCCTCGACATTCGTGAGCGTGTTGGCAAGTCGCTCGTCAAAAAGTATCCGGAATCAAAAGAGGCCGGCCGGGTTCGAGTTGAGCTGCAACGCGAGCAAGCCGTCGATGCTCCCGTTGGAATCAACGGTGAAGGCGATGAACCTGACGATCCGTTTTTGCAATAG
- the rpsL gene encoding 30S ribosomal protein S12, translating to MPTINQLVRKRRKAKRKFTKSPVLEKCPQKQGVCLQVRTMTPKKPNSALRKITRVRLSNGKEVTVYIPGEGHNLQEHSIVLVRGGRVRDLPGVRYQVVRGAQDTLGVDKRKQSRSRYGAKKA from the coding sequence ATGCCAACCATCAATCAGCTTGTCCGCAAGCGACGAAAAGCAAAACGCAAATTCACAAAGTCTCCGGTTCTGGAAAAGTGCCCGCAAAAGCAGGGCGTTTGCCTTCAGGTCCGTACGATGACACCAAAGAAGCCGAACTCGGCTCTGCGGAAGATCACGCGTGTGCGCCTTTCGAATGGTAAAGAAGTCACGGTTTACATTCCTGGCGAAGGTCACAACCTTCAGGAACACTCCATCGTTCTGGTTCGCGGCGGACGTGTCCGTGACCTTCCGGGTGTTCGCTACCAGGTCGTTCGTGGTGCTCAGGATACGCTGGGTGTCGACAAACGTAAGCAATCTCGAAGTCGCTACGGTGCCAAGAAGGCGTAG
- the rpsG gene encoding 30S ribosomal protein S7 yields the protein MGRITASRTQMKPDPKFDSLLASKFINCLMWDGKKTVAQKVFYDALDEIKKRVPDQEPIEVFTQAVENVKPFIEVRSKRVGGASYQVPMQVNRSRQQSLAIRWLLMAIREKKGRPTHLRLADELVAAFNREGVAMTRRENTHRMAEANKAFAHFAW from the coding sequence ATGGGAAGAATCACAGCAAGCCGCACGCAGATGAAGCCGGATCCAAAGTTCGATTCGCTTTTGGCCAGCAAGTTCATCAACTGCCTGATGTGGGACGGAAAGAAAACTGTCGCCCAGAAGGTTTTCTACGATGCGTTGGACGAGATCAAGAAACGCGTTCCGGATCAGGAACCAATCGAAGTTTTCACACAGGCTGTTGAAAACGTAAAGCCTTTCATCGAAGTTCGCTCGAAGCGTGTCGGTGGTGCTTCTTACCAGGTTCCGATGCAAGTCAATCGTTCGCGTCAACAATCGCTGGCGATCCGCTGGTTGCTGATGGCGATCCGCGAAAAGAAAGGCCGACCAACTCATTTGCGTTTGGCTGATGAACTCGTAGCAGCCTTCAACCGCGAAGGCGTTGCGATGACTCGCCGCGAAAACACTCACCGCATGGCGGAAGCGAACAAAGCGTTTGCTCACTTCGCCTGGTAG
- a CDS encoding phosphatidylglycerol lysyltransferase domain-containing protein — protein sequence MNHFKKSESSAPSGTKYLAFAEDQLPLEFRLQIVRRYGSETLSFASAIQSGLCHFANQSGYLAFQKKYGHTFVLGDPVVAPHEMDSIIDEFLKQHRNVTFCQISESVAGKLNRRKYWVNELGFDSRLDLDSYDFAGKEKERFRYASNWLNRRGFEIRELELTDDVQGEIRDLNEQWIGTRTVRKETAFLNRPMEFINQPDVRRFFLVDAAGKIQAFVFFDPMYLNDQVIGYVTTFKRRHPDAPSVAEQGICKEAIETFKREGKAVVRLGLSPFAGISDDRFRYNWLLKYVLRYYYRAGWVNRYFFNLRGHAEFKKRFRGENEKAYFASPGWVNDVRLFALIRLCKIL from the coding sequence ATGAACCATTTTAAGAAATCTGAATCGTCTGCTCCGTCCGGGACCAAGTATCTTGCTTTCGCCGAGGATCAGCTGCCGCTTGAGTTTCGATTGCAGATCGTTCGTCGCTATGGTTCAGAGACGTTGTCGTTTGCCTCTGCGATTCAATCGGGGCTGTGTCATTTCGCCAACCAGAGCGGCTATCTCGCTTTTCAAAAAAAGTACGGGCATACCTTCGTGCTTGGTGATCCCGTCGTGGCACCTCACGAGATGGATTCGATCATTGATGAGTTTCTCAAGCAGCATCGCAATGTAACGTTCTGCCAAATCAGCGAGTCCGTTGCCGGGAAGTTGAACCGTAGAAAGTATTGGGTCAATGAGCTTGGGTTTGATTCCCGGTTGGATCTCGACAGCTACGATTTTGCTGGCAAGGAAAAAGAACGATTTCGCTACGCATCAAACTGGCTCAATCGCCGCGGGTTTGAAATTCGTGAGTTGGAGCTGACCGACGACGTGCAGGGTGAAATCAGGGATCTGAACGAGCAGTGGATCGGTACACGAACGGTTCGGAAGGAGACCGCGTTCCTGAATCGACCGATGGAGTTCATTAACCAACCCGACGTCCGGCGTTTCTTTCTGGTTGATGCCGCCGGGAAGATTCAAGCGTTTGTGTTTTTCGATCCTATGTATCTCAACGACCAAGTGATCGGGTATGTGACGACTTTCAAGCGTCGCCATCCGGACGCACCGTCGGTGGCTGAACAGGGGATTTGCAAGGAAGCCATCGAAACGTTCAAGCGTGAGGGGAAAGCTGTCGTGCGGTTGGGGTTGTCTCCGTTTGCGGGGATTTCAGACGATCGTTTTCGGTACAACTGGTTGTTGAAGTATGTGTTGCGGTATTACTATCGAGCCGGATGGGTGAACCGTTACTTTTTCAATCTGCGCGGCCATGCGGAATTCAAGAAACGGTTTCGTGGTGAGAACGAGAAAGCCTATTTCGCAAGCCCTGGCTGGGTAAACGACGTACGCTTGTTCGCGCTGATCCGACTGTGCAAAATCCTGTGA